The nucleotide sequence ATTCACATCACTATAGGGAATATTCATGCCGTCTCCCTTAACAGATGTGAATCCATGCATTTTGTTTTATTCTATCTTCAGTTTACCCCTAATTGTTAATATTATACAGGATTTATGCGTGTTTGTCTAATGATTTGTTCGTCCTTTTTCTGGAATGAGTTACATCCCTATTTTTCTACGTAGCTCTGCATTTAAAATATAATTATATTTATCTGCATGTTTCATTTCATCTGTGAGAATTTCAAATACCACGTCACGAAAATAGCGTGTTGGTAATCCTGCTCGTATATCCCGGTAGCGTTCCATTGCAGCAAGCTCCCCAAACAACGCTTGTTTTATGCCATCAATATAGGAAGCTGGTTTTTCAAAGGTCACATCTGGTGAGGTTGTAATTTGTTGTCCAGTTAACGCTTGGTACATTGCGCGTAACATTTTATTATGCTTCCGTTCATCATTGCGGATTGACTTAATTATTTTTTTCTCTTCTTTCGTAGGTGCCAAAGAAATTAAATAATCATAAAACAACTCATCAGCCCGTTCACTTTGTACAGATTCTTGTATCAGCTTTAATGCATTTTGAAATGATTTATATGGCATCATTTGTCCGTACATCCCATAAGGAGCTTGAGTTGGCATTACAGGCATCATACCATTTCCGTACATATTCGTCATTGGCATGCTCATTGATTGACTATTCATTTCATTATCTCTGGACTCGTTCTGGCTCATTGTATTTCCCTCCCGTCATTCAATCATTCTTAACCTATGACAGGAGCTTTGAAATCATAACCCTAATTTTAAATAACGTTTAATTCCTTCCCAATCATTACGACCTTATCAACAGCCTTTTTGACTTGCTCTCGAGTATGAGTCGCCATTAATGTAAAACGAATACGACTGCTTCCTACAGGAACTGTCGGCGGACGAATGGCAGGCGCAAAAACACCTTCTTCTTCCAGTCTTTTCGAAAAACCAAGCGCACGTTCTGACTCTCCAATCACTAGAGCAATAATTGGTGTTTCACCCTTCACCACGTCAAAACCTGCTTCTTCAAGCTGTGAACGAAAGAAATCAGATAATGCTTTTAAATGCATTCTTCTTTCTAATTCTTGTTGGATAATTTGAATAGAAGACCTCGTCGCTCCTATCGTGCCCGGCGGGAGAGCCGTTTGAAAGATAAATGAACGAGCGTGATTCTTTAAATAGTCAATCACTTCCTCAGAAGCTGCCACAAACCCACCTTCTGTGCCAACAGCTTTACTTAAAGTCCCTACTTGGAGCTGCACACGTCCTTCCAGCCCGAGATGTTCAACCGTCCCTCTTCCATGCTTACCTAATACACCTGCTGCGTGTGCATCATCGACCATTACCCAAGCACCAAATTCTTCTGCTTGGTCTACTATCTCACGTAACGGTGCAATATTACCATCCATACTAAACACACCATCTGTAACAATTAATACGCGGCGATATTGAAC is from Bacillus tianshenii and encodes:
- a CDS encoding ferritin-like domain-containing protein translates to MSQNESRDNEMNSQSMSMPMTNMYGNGMMPVMPTQAPYGMYGQMMPYKSFQNALKLIQESVQSERADELFYDYLISLAPTKEEKKIIKSIRNDERKHNKMLRAMYQALTGQQITTSPDVTFEKPASYIDGIKQALFGELAAMERYRDIRAGLPTRYFRDVVFEILTDEMKHADKYNYILNAELRRKIGM
- the bioF gene encoding 8-amino-7-oxononanoate synthase, whose translation is MTFQLNEELEVLKKQHLKRALRRMETACEAETSVEGKRLLLFSSNNYLGLANDERLKQAAVSAINEFGVGSSGSRLTTGNMLIHEQLEQEIASWKQTESALLFSSGYLANIGTISALMGKGDLIISDELNHASIIDGCRLSKAKTLVYQHVNMKDLRNKLKESVQYRRVLIVTDGVFSMDGNIAPLREIVDQAEEFGAWVMVDDAHAAGVLGKHGRGTVEHLGLEGRVQLQVGTLSKAVGTEGGFVAASEEVIDYLKNHARSFIFQTALPPGTIGATRSSIQIIQQELERRMHLKALSDFFRSQLEEAGFDVVKGETPIIALVIGESERALGFSKRLEEEGVFAPAIRPPTVPVGSSRIRFTLMATHTREQVKKAVDKVVMIGKELNVI